Proteins from one Triticum aestivum cultivar Chinese Spring chromosome 7A, IWGSC CS RefSeq v2.1, whole genome shotgun sequence genomic window:
- the LOC123150490 gene encoding vesicle-associated membrane protein 711, with amino-acid sequence MPILYAVVARGATVLAEHSAAATNAGAVARQVLERLPGGGADSHVSYTQDRYVFHAKRTDGITALCMADDAAGRRIPFAFLEDIHGKFVKTYGRAALTALAYAMNDEFSRVLSQQMDYYSNDPSADQINRMRGEISQVRSVMIDNIDKVLERGDRLDLLVDKTTTMQGNTVRFKRQARRYRSTTWWRNVKLTAALILLLLVIVYIALFFVCHGFTLPTCIR; translated from the exons ATGCCGATCCTGTACGCGGTGGTGGCGCGGGGCGCGACGGTGCTGGCGGAGCACAGCGCGGCGGCGACCAACGCGGGCGCCGTCGCGCGCCAGGTCCTCGAGCGCCTCCCCGGCGGCGGCGCCGACAGCCACGTCTCCTACACCCAGGACCGCTACGTCTTCCACGCCAAGCGCACCGACGGCATCACCGCCCTCTGCATGGCCGACGACGCCGCCGGAC GGCGTATCCCATTTGCTTTCCTCGAGGATATCCATGGAAAGTTTGTTAAGACATATGGCCGTGCTGCACTGACAGCTCTTGCTTATGCAATGAATGACGAATTCTCAAGGGTTCTCAGTCAGCAAATGGACTACTATTCAAATGACCCTAGTGCAGATCAAATCAACCGTATGAGAGGCGAAATCAGTCAG GTTAGGAGTGTTATGATTGATAATATTGATAAAGTCCTTGAAAGAGGTGACCGTTTAGACCTATTGGTGGACAAGACTACAACTATGCAAGGGAATACAGTTCGATTCAAAAGACAGGCTCGCCGCTACAGAAGCACAACTTGGTGGAGAAATGTCAAACTCAC GGCCGCGTTGATACTCCTCCTCCTTGTAATAGTATACATCGCCCTCTTCTTCGTTTGCCACGGCTTCACCTTGCCGACTTGCATCCGGTGA